AGCCCCTTGAAGTGAGGATGGGCAAAGGCAAGGGCGCGCCGGAGTTCTGGGTGGCCAGGGTCCGCAAGGGCAGGATACTGTTTGAGCTGGACGGCGTGGAGGCGGCCGTGGCCGAGGAGGCCATGCGGCTTGCCGCCCACAAGCTCCCGGTGGCGACACGTTTTCTTAACAAGGAAGAAAGGACCTTTGTGCTGTGAAGATAAAGGAACTTGCCGGCCTTTCACCCGAGGAGCTTTCGACGCGCCTTTTGGAGATGAAAGAGTCGTACATGAAACTCAGGTTCCAGCACGCCACGGCGCAGCTGGACAGCCCGGCCAAGATTAAGGACATGAGGCGCGGGATCGCCAGGGTGAAGACCCTGCTTTCACGCGGCAAGGCCTCCTGATGGCGGGCGATCCAAGTAAATCGGAGCAGGAAAAGATGGCGGAGAAGGAAAGAGGATACAGGAAGACCCGGATCGGGATAGTGGTCTCCAACAAGATGGACAAGACCGCCGTGGTGAAGGTCGAAAGGCGCGTGCCCCATCCGGAGTTCAAGAAGATCGTGGGCAGGAGCAAGAAGTATTATGTGCACGACGAGAAGAACGAGCTTTCGGCGGGCGACAAGGTGAAAATAATAGAGACGAGGCCCCTTTCCAAGCTTAAGCGCTGGCGGGTGGCCGAGATACTCGGCAAAAGCCTGGGTTAGGAGAAGTTTCCAATGGTTCAACTGCAAACCGTGCTTGATGTGGCCGACAATTCGGGCGCCAGGCGCGTGCGCTGTATAAAGGTGATGGGCGGTTCGCACCGCAGGTACGCTTCCATCGGGGACATCATAAAGGTGTCCGTGATAGAGGCTTTGCCGGACAGCTCCATAAAGAAGGGGACGGTGAAGAACGCCGTCGTCGTCCGGATCGGCAAGGAGCTTAGGCGTGAGAACGGCAGCTATGTGAAGTTCGACGGGAACGCGGCGGTGCTTGTG
This DNA window, taken from Nitrospinota bacterium, encodes the following:
- the rplN gene encoding 50S ribosomal protein L14 produces the protein MVQLQTVLDVADNSGARRVRCIKVMGGSHRRYASIGDIIKVSVIEALPDSSIKKGTVKNAVVVRIGKELRRENGSYVKFDGNAAVLVDDAHELIGTRIFGPVGRELRAKQFMKIISLAPEVV
- the rpsQ gene encoding 30S ribosomal protein S17: MAEKERGYRKTRIGIVVSNKMDKTAVVKVERRVPHPEFKKIVGRSKKYYVHDEKNELSAGDKVKIIETRPLSKLKRWRVAEILGKSLG
- the rpmC gene encoding 50S ribosomal protein L29, whose protein sequence is MKIKELAGLSPEELSTRLLEMKESYMKLRFQHATAQLDSPAKIKDMRRGIARVKTLLSRGKAS